The Micromonospora sp. Llam0 genome includes a window with the following:
- a CDS encoding helix-turn-helix transcriptional regulator: MTGRGDGRRAGAYNGRAARTAGTNAQAGGTALLRRQVGRCLAALRYEAGLSQDVAADKLRRGNSTLWRIEAGDPRVRWNEADMSAMCRLYQADDETRERLLALAAEIDRPNGGRWWHDALAGLPIDADPYPVFEQSATLIRCYGQATVPDLLQTPGYAEALLRCPAGLRSDDDTAARLDQLAARQRHLLTHQHPPAVQAIVNEGALRRTVGDAETARAQLDHLRALAIRPGISVRTLPLAGGAHAGMTNSFTLLCFAAATTVPGRQPAGSGLVRLGTLTGTMYLDQPAHVAAYERVWSDLAARAQPIPDGNGSAK, from the coding sequence ATGACTGGCAGGGGTGACGGCCGACGGGCCGGGGCGTACAACGGGCGGGCTGCCCGGACGGCGGGCACCAACGCGCAGGCCGGCGGGACGGCCCTGCTGCGGCGTCAGGTGGGGCGGTGCCTGGCGGCGCTGCGGTACGAGGCCGGGCTGTCCCAGGACGTCGCCGCCGACAAGCTGCGACGCGGCAACAGCACGCTCTGGCGGATCGAAGCCGGCGACCCGCGGGTCCGCTGGAACGAAGCGGACATGTCAGCGATGTGCCGGCTGTACCAGGCCGACGACGAGACCCGGGAACGGCTGCTCGCCCTCGCAGCGGAGATCGACCGCCCCAACGGCGGCCGCTGGTGGCACGACGCGCTGGCCGGACTGCCGATCGACGCCGACCCGTACCCGGTGTTCGAACAGTCCGCGACGCTGATCCGCTGCTACGGCCAGGCGACGGTACCGGACCTGCTGCAGACCCCCGGGTACGCAGAGGCGCTGCTGCGGTGCCCGGCCGGTCTGCGCAGCGACGACGACACCGCCGCCCGCCTCGACCAGCTGGCGGCGCGGCAGCGGCACCTGCTGACCCACCAGCATCCGCCGGCGGTGCAGGCGATCGTCAACGAGGGCGCGCTGCGGCGTACCGTCGGCGACGCCGAGACGGCGCGGGCGCAACTCGACCACCTGCGGGCGCTCGCGATCAGGCCGGGAATCTCGGTACGGACGCTGCCGCTGGCCGGCGGCGCGCACGCCGGCATGACCAACTCGTTCACCCTGCTGTGCTTCGCCGCCGCCACGACGGTCCCCGGACGGCAGCCGGCCGGGTCGGGGCTGGTCCGGCTCGGCACCCTGACCGGGACGATGTACCTCGACCAGCCGGCGCACGTCGCCGCGTACGAGCGGGTCTGGTCCGACCTGGCTGCCCGCGCGCAGCCGATACCCGACGGCAACGGGTCAGCAAAGTGA
- a CDS encoding AlpA family transcriptional regulator has product MNLELVGAAEIGHMLGVSRQRVHVITRSKGFPEPVAELAMGSVWLKADVERWIQENRPPKIS; this is encoded by the coding sequence GTGAACCTTGAACTGGTCGGTGCGGCTGAGATCGGGCACATGCTCGGCGTCTCCCGTCAACGGGTTCACGTGATCACCCGTAGCAAGGGATTTCCGGAGCCGGTCGCAGAACTCGCCATGGGTTCGGTGTGGTTGAAGGCCGACGTCGAGCGGTGGATTCAGGAGAACCGGCCGCCCAAGATCAGCTGA
- a CDS encoding class I SAM-dependent methyltransferase: MAAVYTHGHHESVLRSHRWRTAENSAAYLLPHLRPGQALLDIGAGPGTITMDLAALVAPGRVTATEVTDEALSLSRAEARARGVTTVDFTTADVHELPFPDDAFDVVHAHQVLQHVADPVRALAEMRRVCRPGGVVAARDSDYDRFAWHPAVPELDEWLALYRATARANGGEPDAGRRLLSWARAAGFGGVTPGASAWCYATDEDRRWWGTMWSERIVASEMARQIVAAGTATHADLQRLSAGWLRWADAPDGWFAILHGEILCRA, translated from the coding sequence ATGGCAGCCGTATACACGCATGGTCATCACGAGTCGGTGCTGCGCTCCCACCGCTGGCGTACCGCCGAGAACTCGGCCGCGTACCTGCTTCCGCACCTGCGGCCCGGCCAGGCGCTGCTCGACATCGGCGCCGGTCCCGGCACCATCACCATGGACCTCGCCGCGCTCGTCGCCCCCGGCCGGGTCACCGCCACCGAGGTCACCGACGAGGCGCTGTCACTGTCCCGCGCCGAGGCGCGGGCCCGGGGCGTCACGACTGTCGACTTCACCACGGCCGACGTACACGAGCTGCCGTTCCCCGACGACGCGTTCGACGTGGTCCACGCCCACCAGGTCCTCCAGCACGTCGCCGACCCGGTCCGCGCGCTCGCCGAGATGCGCCGCGTCTGCCGGCCCGGGGGAGTGGTCGCGGCCCGTGACAGTGACTACGACCGCTTCGCCTGGCACCCCGCCGTACCCGAGCTCGACGAATGGCTCGCGCTCTACCGGGCGACCGCCCGCGCCAACGGCGGCGAACCGGACGCCGGCCGCCGCCTGCTCTCCTGGGCACGGGCCGCCGGGTTCGGTGGCGTCACGCCCGGCGCCTCCGCCTGGTGCTACGCCACCGACGAGGACCGCCGCTGGTGGGGGACCATGTGGTCGGAGCGTATCGTCGCCTCCGAGATGGCCCGGCAGATCGTCGCCGCCGGCACCGCCACTCACGCCGACCTGCAGCGCCTCTCCGCCGGCTGGCTCCGCTGGGCCGACGCCCCGGACGGCTGGTTCGCCATCCTGCACGGCGAAATTCTCTGCCGTGCCTGA
- a CDS encoding mandelate racemase/muconate lactonizing enzyme family protein produces MRDKLIRMELDVGRMTLRLLTVFRSSQHSYDSTDTCLVTVVHDGVTGVGEGTPAWAHGETVEQVVAAVAEHGKDVLGPDLSDPDRVLDRVADWDGPVGARMALDGAVHDWLGRSAGMPTWQLYGVPRILPEPTGYTIGLGSVEQTLELVANAPPVGAFKMKVRGAGDLDRLAAVRAVTDLPVRIDPNEAWDLRTAQELTPALRALDIQLVEQPFPRDAVDAYRRYRDVPDRLPVFLDEGCTDVDSARAAAGLADGVVVKLAKSGGVRATRRVMEAARQAGLSVMLSCNCESELALSQAALLAPLADRIDIDSQFLLRDPPFRGLGLDQGRIVLGDAPGLGVLPSDQHAVGVVDLSTGVGVRSGGGPAD; encoded by the coding sequence GTGCGTGACAAGCTGATTCGCATGGAGCTCGACGTCGGTCGGATGACCCTGCGTCTGTTGACGGTGTTCCGGAGTTCGCAGCACTCCTACGACTCGACGGACACCTGCCTGGTGACCGTCGTCCACGACGGCGTCACCGGCGTGGGTGAAGGCACACCGGCCTGGGCGCACGGCGAAACCGTCGAGCAGGTCGTCGCGGCGGTCGCCGAACACGGCAAAGACGTCCTCGGCCCGGACCTGTCCGATCCGGACCGGGTCCTGGATCGGGTGGCCGACTGGGACGGACCGGTCGGTGCGCGGATGGCACTCGACGGCGCGGTGCACGACTGGCTGGGCCGGTCCGCCGGCATGCCGACGTGGCAGTTGTACGGCGTACCGCGCATCCTGCCCGAGCCCACCGGGTACACGATCGGGCTGGGCAGCGTCGAACAGACCCTGGAGCTGGTGGCGAACGCCCCGCCGGTGGGCGCGTTCAAGATGAAGGTACGCGGTGCCGGGGACCTCGACCGGCTGGCCGCCGTCCGTGCGGTCACCGACCTGCCGGTGCGGATCGACCCCAACGAGGCGTGGGACCTGCGGACCGCGCAGGAACTGACCCCGGCCCTGCGCGCCCTCGACATTCAGCTCGTCGAGCAGCCGTTCCCGAGAGACGCGGTCGACGCCTACCGCCGCTACCGTGACGTGCCCGACCGGCTGCCGGTCTTCCTGGACGAGGGCTGCACCGACGTGGACAGTGCCCGGGCAGCCGCCGGCCTGGCCGACGGGGTGGTGGTCAAGCTGGCCAAGTCCGGTGGGGTGCGGGCCACCCGACGGGTGATGGAGGCCGCCCGCCAGGCGGGTCTGTCGGTGATGCTCAGCTGCAACTGCGAGTCGGAACTCGCGTTGAGTCAGGCCGCCCTGCTGGCGCCGCTGGCCGACCGCATCGACATCGACAGTCAGTTCCTGCTGCGTGATCCCCCGTTCCGCGGCCTGGGCCTCGACCAGGGGCGGATCGTCCTCGGCGACGCCCCAGGGCTGGGTGTGCTGCCGTCCGACCAGCACGCCGTCGGCGTCGTCGACCTGTCGACCGGAGTCGGCGTCCGGTCCGGCGGCGGGCCGGCCGACTGA
- a CDS encoding MFS transporter, which yields MAAPATPRAAADTSRWPAPRGRAFTRAQWAVLIGGFLVNVGSFSIYPYLAVLLRERLDVGMAQVGVVLGAATLVQFASAPATAAVAERIGLKRSLVAALLLYSLGGAAFLAGQRVPVLTVAGLLLISGGGSLYSPAYRSYLVHDVGDEHRPRLVSAGNAAGNLGIAVGPVVGALFVHRPAVMFAAVTTVYAGVALGHVFLRRERRVADAPPVEPFRRMLHGVAVLPFVVTAVSFYVHMQFYQYLSSYAQGRMATLLFGAAMMGYSLGLVVVQPLVAERVGRMSYPAAVAIGFGALATGMAAFAGGNGPAVVGGVAAISVGSAVLFLKNDLEALAGSRRSATVAFGQQRLAVGVGSFLSGVAGGSVYGAFERGGFLPGFWLVVAAQCVVLPVLVLTVGRWLGRRPAQDDL from the coding sequence ATGGCAGCACCGGCCACCCCCCGCGCGGCCGCAGACACCAGTCGCTGGCCGGCACCGCGCGGGCGCGCCTTCACCCGCGCCCAGTGGGCCGTGCTGATCGGCGGATTCCTGGTCAACGTCGGCTCGTTCTCGATCTATCCGTACCTGGCCGTGCTGCTGCGGGAACGCCTGGACGTGGGCATGGCACAGGTCGGGGTGGTGCTCGGGGCGGCGACCCTGGTGCAGTTCGCCAGTGCTCCGGCGACCGCCGCGGTGGCCGAGCGGATCGGCCTGAAACGGTCCCTGGTCGCCGCGCTGCTGCTGTACAGCCTCGGTGGGGCGGCGTTCCTCGCGGGACAGCGGGTCCCGGTGCTCACCGTCGCGGGCCTGCTGCTCATCTCCGGCGGCGGATCACTGTACTCGCCGGCGTACCGCAGCTATCTGGTGCACGACGTGGGCGACGAGCACCGGCCCCGGCTGGTGTCGGCGGGCAACGCCGCAGGCAATCTCGGCATCGCGGTGGGGCCGGTGGTGGGGGCGTTGTTCGTGCACCGTCCGGCCGTGATGTTCGCTGCCGTGACGACGGTGTACGCCGGTGTGGCGCTCGGTCACGTCTTTCTCCGCCGGGAGCGGCGGGTCGCCGACGCACCACCGGTGGAGCCGTTCCGGCGGATGCTGCACGGGGTGGCGGTGCTGCCGTTCGTCGTCACCGCCGTGTCGTTCTACGTGCACATGCAGTTCTACCAGTACCTCTCCAGTTACGCCCAGGGCCGGATGGCGACCCTGTTGTTCGGGGCGGCGATGATGGGCTACTCGCTCGGCCTGGTGGTGGTGCAGCCCCTGGTCGCCGAGCGGGTGGGGAGGATGAGCTACCCGGCGGCGGTGGCCATCGGATTCGGTGCCCTGGCGACCGGGATGGCCGCGTTCGCGGGTGGAAACGGTCCGGCGGTCGTCGGCGGGGTCGCCGCGATCAGCGTCGGCAGCGCCGTGTTGTTCCTCAAGAACGACCTCGAAGCGTTGGCGGGGTCGAGAAGGTCGGCGACGGTGGCCTTCGGTCAGCAACGGCTCGCGGTGGGGGTCGGTTCGTTCCTCAGCGGCGTCGCCGGGGGCAGTGTGTACGGGGCGTTCGAACGCGGCGGGTTCCTGCCCGGTTTCTGGCTGGTCGTCGCGGCCCAGTGCGTCGTTCTTCCGGTGCTCGTGCTCACCGTGGGGCGATGGCTGGGGCGTCGCCCAGCACAGGACGACTTGTAG
- a CDS encoding pyridoxal-phosphate dependent enzyme, which translates to MPSTGPSTPPPPVHLHVTDAIKTPSLIRLSDTLVLARFETLKVYAALGAVRTLLAAGTVRPGDTLIDSSSGIYALALAMACHRYGLRCHIVASTTVTPTIRSQLEILGATVHQMPVESDLRLDQHRRVARVQELLRANPGMHWMRQYHDPVHRLGYAELATLVRAAVPQVPLTVVASVGTGASSAGLILPIRAHEPSTRLVGVQPFGSVSFGSERFPDPDAIIAGIGSAIPFDNVRHELYDQVHWIAFRHAMAGTIALMRSHAVFAGLSTGAAYLAARWEARRHPERMHLLIGADTGHRYVDKVFARHREALDMDTLEPVEITSLDELAQPWSTMPWARRARPPSAGQDPQPAAVAGRPGIDRPGIDRPGTDWPGTDWPAPTG; encoded by the coding sequence ATGCCGTCCACGGGCCCGTCGACGCCCCCGCCACCGGTACACCTGCACGTCACCGATGCCATCAAGACTCCGAGCCTCATCCGCCTGTCGGACACCCTGGTCCTCGCCCGGTTCGAGACCCTGAAGGTCTACGCCGCCCTCGGCGCGGTACGGACGCTGCTGGCGGCGGGGACCGTCCGCCCCGGCGACACCCTCATCGACAGCTCCAGCGGCATCTACGCCCTCGCGCTGGCCATGGCCTGTCACCGGTACGGACTGCGCTGCCACATCGTCGCCTCGACCACGGTGACCCCGACCATCCGGTCGCAGCTGGAGATCCTCGGCGCCACCGTGCACCAGATGCCCGTCGAGAGCGATCTACGACTTGACCAGCACCGACGGGTGGCGCGGGTGCAGGAGCTCCTGCGCGCCAACCCCGGCATGCACTGGATGCGCCAGTACCACGACCCGGTGCACCGACTCGGCTACGCCGAACTGGCGACCCTCGTCCGGGCCGCCGTACCACAGGTCCCGCTGACCGTCGTCGCCAGCGTCGGCACCGGCGCGTCCAGCGCCGGACTGATTCTGCCGATCCGCGCTCACGAGCCGTCGACCCGGCTCGTGGGTGTGCAACCGTTCGGCAGCGTCAGCTTCGGCAGTGAGCGGTTCCCGGATCCGGACGCGATCATCGCCGGGATCGGCAGCGCCATCCCCTTCGACAACGTCCGCCACGAACTGTACGACCAGGTGCACTGGATCGCCTTCCGGCATGCCATGGCCGGCACCATCGCGCTGATGCGGTCTCATGCGGTCTTCGCCGGTCTCTCCACCGGTGCGGCGTATCTCGCGGCCCGGTGGGAGGCCCGCCGGCACCCGGAACGGATGCACCTGCTGATCGGCGCCGACACCGGGCATCGCTACGTCGACAAGGTCTTCGCCCGCCACCGCGAAGCACTCGACATGGACACGTTGGAGCCGGTCGAGATCACCTCCCTAGACGAGCTGGCCCAACCCTGGTCGACCATGCCGTGGGCGCGACGTGCCCGCCCGCCCTCGGCCGGCCAGGACCCGCAGCCCGCCGCCGTCGCCGGCCGCCCGGGAATCGACCGTCCGGGAATCGACCGCCCCGGAACCGACTGGCCCGGAACCGACTGGCCCGCGCCGACCGGATGA
- a CDS encoding class I SAM-dependent methyltransferase, producing the protein MEWFADDGFWVDFAGALFAPHRQQEARSWVATSPLLEVTAGTSVLDLGCGPGTYAVPLAARGAKVTGVDLSAAMLDRADRASAQAGVPVRLVRADMREFVERDRYDVIISMYTSFGYFTDPAQNQLVLRNAWQSLVPGGRLLLDLFSKEIFARWAGTPKVVEVDGGYLVMRDTVLDDWTRFRSDWTLIRGDTARHAFFEQFVYSAAEIGTMLNAAGFTDITCFGGFAGEPYDNHAQRLIVQARRPVQANRPRQAEEAGT; encoded by the coding sequence ATGGAGTGGTTTGCAGACGACGGGTTCTGGGTGGACTTCGCTGGCGCGTTGTTCGCCCCGCACCGTCAGCAGGAGGCCCGGAGCTGGGTGGCGACCTCTCCGCTGCTGGAGGTCACGGCTGGGACCAGCGTGCTCGACCTCGGGTGCGGTCCGGGCACCTACGCCGTCCCGCTCGCCGCACGCGGTGCCAAGGTCACCGGGGTTGACCTCAGCGCGGCCATGCTGGACCGTGCCGACCGGGCCAGTGCGCAGGCCGGCGTGCCGGTACGTCTGGTCCGTGCCGACATGCGGGAGTTCGTGGAACGGGACCGCTACGACGTGATCATCAGTATGTACACCTCGTTCGGGTACTTCACCGATCCGGCGCAGAATCAGCTCGTGCTGCGCAATGCCTGGCAGAGCCTGGTGCCGGGCGGCCGCCTGCTGCTGGACCTGTTCAGCAAGGAGATCTTCGCCCGGTGGGCGGGAACCCCGAAAGTCGTCGAGGTGGACGGCGGATACCTGGTCATGCGGGATACCGTCCTGGACGACTGGACCCGGTTCCGCAGCGACTGGACCCTGATCCGGGGCGACACCGCCCGGCACGCCTTCTTCGAACAGTTCGTCTACAGCGCCGCCGAGATTGGCACCATGCTGAACGCCGCCGGATTCACCGACATCACCTGTTTCGGCGGCTTCGCCGGGGAACCGTACGACAATCACGCGCAGCGGCTGATCGTGCAGGCGCGCCGTCCCGTGCAGGCGAACCGTCCTCGGCAGGCCGAGGAGGCGGGGACGTGA
- a CDS encoding ATP-grasp domain-containing protein gives MTIASLESLTFGLTRLRDAAAEAGHRLCLLTGDRSVYAYELDRLGLDDVTVIDVDTTDVVACAAALDRLPDLAGLVNSTDTWMLPGATLAARYGLPTLGPQVARTLRDKAQVRTLLHRAGLSRADARSVAPTGEAVTEAVAATGYPVIVKDSAGTSSRSVWLVRDDAERDRTARQVADAALLGRHLVVEPYFPGPVYSVETVSWRGHTRLLGIAVHIHTPEPVRREEAVAFPVAFPPAESDRLATWIGEVLAAVGFTDGVAHTEFAHTPAGPEVVEINGRIAGAVIGEMMCRSLGVNVYAAVTDIALGRRPRLLDAPLGADRGYGMTFLHPPAPGRLAGWCGPERLPLFPGGPEFFPTAQVGDRIVHLADQRGCTALVMAEGPTAEIGLYHSLAAAGTVTHEMRPLD, from the coding sequence GTGACCATCGCGTCGCTGGAGTCGCTGACGTTCGGCCTCACCCGGCTGCGTGACGCCGCCGCCGAGGCCGGACACCGGCTGTGCCTGCTCACCGGCGACCGGTCGGTCTACGCGTACGAACTCGACCGGCTCGGACTCGACGACGTGACGGTGATCGACGTCGACACCACCGATGTGGTCGCCTGTGCCGCCGCCCTTGACCGACTGCCCGACCTCGCAGGCCTGGTCAACTCCACCGACACGTGGATGTTGCCCGGGGCGACGTTGGCGGCCCGGTACGGCCTGCCCACCCTCGGCCCACAGGTGGCGCGGACATTACGGGACAAGGCGCAGGTCCGTACCCTGCTGCACCGGGCCGGCCTCAGCCGTGCCGACGCGCGCAGCGTGGCACCCACCGGCGAAGCGGTCACCGAAGCGGTCGCGGCGACCGGCTACCCGGTGATCGTGAAGGACTCGGCGGGTACCTCGTCCCGGTCGGTGTGGCTGGTCCGCGACGACGCCGAACGCGACCGGACCGCCCGCCAGGTCGCCGACGCCGCCCTGCTGGGCCGGCACCTGGTGGTAGAACCGTACTTCCCGGGCCCGGTCTACAGCGTCGAGACGGTCAGCTGGCGCGGGCACACCAGGCTGCTCGGGATCGCCGTGCACATCCACACCCCCGAACCTGTCCGCCGGGAGGAGGCCGTCGCCTTTCCGGTCGCGTTCCCGCCGGCCGAGTCGGACCGGCTGGCGACCTGGATAGGGGAGGTCCTCGCTGCGGTCGGGTTCACCGACGGCGTGGCACACACCGAGTTCGCCCACACCCCGGCCGGCCCGGAGGTCGTGGAGATCAACGGTCGGATCGCTGGCGCGGTCATCGGGGAGATGATGTGCCGGTCGCTCGGGGTGAACGTGTACGCCGCGGTGACCGACATCGCGCTCGGCCGCCGGCCCCGGCTGCTCGACGCCCCACTGGGCGCCGACCGTGGCTACGGCATGACGTTCCTGCATCCACCGGCGCCGGGCCGACTCGCCGGCTGGTGCGGACCCGAGCGGCTACCGCTGTTCCCCGGGGGCCCGGAGTTTTTTCCGACCGCCCAGGTCGGTGACCGGATCGTCCACCTCGCCGACCAACGCGGCTGCACCGCCCTGGTGATGGCCGAGGGGCCCACCGCCGAGATCGGCCTCTACCACTCGCTGGCCGCCGCCGGCACCGTCACCCACGAGATGCGACCGCTGGACTGA
- a CDS encoding class I SAM-dependent methyltransferase → MSTYGPETYGDRNADVYDEWHADLDPTDAVDCLADLIGHGPAGPVLELAVGTGRVTIPLAGRGIDLRGIDASEAMVARMRAKPGGDRIPVTIGDMADVDPGTGDRFAMVFVVFTTFFFLMTQEDQVRCFANVARRLLPGGLFVLECLVPDLARYQRQQSVDAHRVDHDHVRLVAVRHDPVDQRFDGQHILISNDGMRLAPVSMRYAWPSELDLMARLASLRRRHRWGGWRREPYLGTGTHVTVYDKPAGPDA, encoded by the coding sequence ATGAGCACGTACGGACCGGAGACCTACGGCGACCGCAACGCCGACGTCTACGACGAGTGGCACGCCGACCTCGACCCGACCGACGCCGTCGACTGCCTGGCCGACCTGATCGGGCACGGTCCGGCCGGCCCGGTCCTCGAACTGGCCGTCGGCACCGGCCGGGTCACGATCCCGTTGGCGGGTCGCGGAATCGATCTGCGGGGCATCGACGCCTCCGAGGCGATGGTGGCCCGCATGCGGGCCAAACCGGGCGGTGACCGGATTCCCGTCACCATCGGCGACATGGCCGACGTCGATCCCGGCACCGGCGACCGGTTCGCCATGGTCTTCGTCGTCTTCACCACCTTCTTCTTCCTGATGACCCAGGAGGACCAGGTACGGTGCTTCGCCAACGTCGCCCGGCGGCTGCTGCCCGGCGGGCTGTTCGTGCTGGAGTGTCTGGTGCCCGACCTCGCCCGCTACCAGCGGCAGCAGAGCGTCGACGCCCACCGCGTCGACCACGACCACGTCCGCCTGGTCGCGGTCCGCCACGACCCCGTCGACCAGCGTTTCGACGGACAGCACATCCTGATCAGCAACGACGGCATGCGGCTTGCCCCGGTGTCGATGCGCTACGCATGGCCCTCCGAACTCGACCTGATGGCCCGCCTCGCCAGCCTGCGCCGTCGACACCGGTGGGGTGGCTGGCGTCGGGAGCCCTACCTCGGCACCGGCACCCACGTCACCGTCTACGACAAGCCGGCCGGGCCGGACGCGTGA
- a CDS encoding ATP-binding cassette domain-containing protein, producing MLEIEQLTADHPRRHGRGRQSVVEDVTLRVAASEIVGLVGESGCGKTTLARVVTGLHRPWAGSVRFDGADVHALRGRALRAHRRQVQMVFQDPYLTLSPAQTVRQALAEPLHIHRVGNGRSRAARVDELLDLVGLGPAVGGRRPRQLSGGQQQRVAIARALALGPRLLVCDEPVTALDVSVQAKILNLLCDLRDRLGLACLFISHDLAVVRQLANRVAVMRHGRIVEQGPTGQVTRDPRHPYTRALLAATPAIDLGVTDRS from the coding sequence ATGCTGGAGATCGAACAGCTCACCGCCGACCACCCCCGGCGGCACGGCCGGGGCCGGCAGAGTGTGGTCGAGGACGTCACGCTCCGGGTCGCCGCCAGCGAGATCGTCGGGCTCGTCGGCGAATCGGGCTGCGGCAAGACGACCCTCGCCCGCGTGGTCACCGGACTGCACCGGCCCTGGGCCGGATCGGTGCGGTTCGACGGCGCCGACGTCCACGCCCTGCGCGGTCGCGCGCTGCGGGCACACCGGCGACAGGTCCAGATGGTGTTCCAGGACCCGTACCTGACCCTCAGCCCCGCTCAGACGGTGCGCCAGGCCCTCGCCGAGCCACTGCACATCCACCGGGTCGGCAACGGCCGGTCCCGCGCCGCACGGGTGGACGAGCTGCTCGACCTCGTCGGGCTCGGTCCTGCGGTCGGCGGACGCCGGCCCCGGCAGCTGTCCGGCGGTCAGCAGCAACGGGTGGCGATCGCCCGCGCGCTGGCGCTGGGACCACGCCTGCTGGTGTGCGACGAACCCGTCACCGCGCTCGACGTATCGGTGCAGGCGAAGATCCTCAACCTGCTGTGCGATCTGCGCGACCGGCTCGGCCTGGCCTGCCTGTTCATCTCCCACGACCTCGCCGTCGTCCGGCAGCTCGCCAACCGCGTCGCGGTCATGCGGCACGGCCGCATCGTCGAGCAGGGACCGACCGGGCAGGTCACCCGCGACCCGCGCCACCCGTACACCCGGGCGTTGCTCGCGGCGACCCCCGCCATCGACCTCGGCGTCACCGACCGGTCTTGA